The proteins below are encoded in one region of Sulfolobus sp. A20:
- a CDS encoding DUF1404 domain-containing protein, with protein sequence MLSYNGNVRENYKTLALSVALIVIFVNPVMEVLQGINPIIYMLDHYALYLAGLIFGSKFFKGSIHTLILGVIPAIFWHYPLFFDLAGASITFRLLCEATLFLGGLLAGSFIPVASLRSKVILFALYMLGDTLLSIFFILGYPQYSNVYFPSLAWGPSALFGVGIMMFIIMNLFLAYVIIRLLKDISIF encoded by the coding sequence ATGTTATCCTATAACGGAAATGTTAGGGAAAATTATAAGACCTTAGCATTATCCGTAGCCTTGATAGTGATCTTTGTTAATCCAGTAATGGAAGTCTTACAAGGGATAAATCCAATAATCTACATGTTAGATCATTATGCTCTTTACTTAGCTGGGCTAATATTTGGATCTAAGTTCTTTAAGGGTTCAATACATACTCTTATATTAGGTGTTATCCCAGCTATATTCTGGCACTACCCCCTATTCTTTGACTTAGCAGGGGCTAGTATAACTTTTAGGCTATTATGTGAGGCTACCCTCTTTCTAGGGGGTTTATTAGCTGGTTCGTTCATACCTGTAGCTAGCCTTAGAAGTAAGGTCATATTGTTTGCATTATATATGCTTGGGGATACTCTATTAAGTATTTTCTTCATTTTAGGTTATCCACAGTACTCTAATGTATACTTTCCCTCTTTAGCTTGGGGACCTTCAGCACTTTTTGGAGTTGGCATTATGATGTTTATTATTATGAACTTGTTTCTAGCATATGTTATAATTAGACTATTAAAGGATATTTCTATTTTTTAG